A single region of the Corticium candelabrum chromosome 15, ooCorCand1.1, whole genome shotgun sequence genome encodes:
- the LOC134191411 gene encoding TNF receptor-associated factor 6-like, which translates to MAENVVFVKCLDDSHKCPICHDVLKHATLTKCGHEFCHDCLLASARGDKLQCPQCRKEVIVRDCFPDKKRDREIQDLIIKCDQSTHGCDWTGELRERKEHNADCGFVQELCSLDCKAKVSRKDVQTHRLESCPRREISCRYCDRKLLYEQLESHHQDSCMQIPDECSYCKKMVARESMETHKGRKGSCPESLLACDFRRAGCGFEGKREALMRHLEDETAQHLSQTVVIIDKQNDILEKLDRDHKKTRKQLTTCRSQLDELQYWAAKTPNWSITHSDDNHFVYLWKLDDWSSKFNSNRKHLSSTFYTAIPGYLLRLAAYLHPSSGDASPYLSIDLQLLKGEFDEHEEWPCTFNVSLSVVNQKNAKGDDIVYSDRPVAKSSVATSSGESLCLCSTANKIPLSTINRQAASFIKNNTVLVKLALLPVDLI; encoded by the coding sequence ATGGCCGAAAACGTAGTTTTCGTAAAATGCCTCGACGACAGTCACAAGTGTCCTATTTGTCACGATGTCCTCAAACACGCAACGCTCACCAAATGCGGGCACGAGTTCTGCCATGATTGCTTGCTGGCTTCCGCCAGAGGCGATAAACTTCAGTGTCCACAGTGTCGCAAGGAGGTTATCGTTCGGGACTGTTTCCCTGACAAGAAACGCGACCGAGAAATTCAAGATCTGATCATAAAGTGTGACCAGTCTACACACGGATGCGATTGGACTGGAGAGCTGAGAGAGCGAAAAGAACACAACGCCGATTGTGGCTTTGTGCAAGAGCTGTGCTCTCTGGATTGCAAAGCAAAGGTGAGCAGAAAAGACGTGCAAACTCACCGTCTAGAATCGTGCCCTAGACGCGAGATCTCATGCCGCTACTGCGATAGGAAGTTGTTGTACGAGCAGCTAGAATCTCACCATCAAGACAGCTGCATGCAGATTCCAGACGAATGCTCGTACTGCAAAAAGATGGTGGCACGAGAAAGCATGGAAACGCACAAAGGAAGAAAAGGCAGTTGTCCAGAAAGCTTGCTAGCTTGCGATTTTAGACGCGCTGGATGTGGATTTGAAGGTAAAAGAGAAGCATTGATGCGTCATCTTGAAGATGAGACCGCACAGCACTTGAGTCAAACAGTGGTGATTATTGATAAACAAAATGACATTCTGGAAAAACTAGACCGAGACCACAAGAAAACACGgaaacaactaacaacatGTAGGTCACAACTAGACGAGTTACAGTACTGGGCAGCTAAAACACCAAACTGGAGTATTACTCATTCTGATGACAACcattttgtctatctgtggaAACTGGATGACTGGTCGAGCAAATTCAATAGCAATCGTAAACACTTGAGTAGCACATTCTACACTGCCATTCCAGGTTATCTTTTACGTCTTGCAGCCTATCTACATCCTTCGAGTGGAGATGCGTCTCCCTATCTGTCCATTGATCTTCAATTATTGAAGGGAGAATTCGATGAACATGAGGAGTGGCCTTGCACATTTAACGTTTCTCTATCAGTTGTCAATCAAAAGAATGCCAAAGGTGACGACATTGTCTACAGTGATAGACCCGTTGCTAAGTCTAGTGTAGCTACATCTTCAGGTGAAAGTCTCTGTCTGTGCAGTACAGCCAACAAAATCCCGCTCAGCAcaatcaacagacaagcagctAGCTTCATCAAGAACAACACCGTTCTCGTTAAACTGGCATTACTACCAGTTGATTTGATCTAG
- the LOC134191412 gene encoding peroxidasin homolog encodes MCSYKHSWSLKSDNHFGCDNCCSHWRHDKWHSCGVIEISTDVLFPLSIDVGFTPQSILSGRCLKLQCVGSGNPLPVVRWSKNGIQLQHSSDVEISDNGTRLTICSVEASDAGLYMCIVSNEVGQANVLARVDVIVPLRIVSVLDVIDGIVGADVWLPCDATGNPRPRITWYKDNKLINSAALKYHVYTNGTLHVKNLGSVDSGVYKCVATNVGGEHVNVTVDVHFGPTFTTTSLTYNLLVDSDAVFICSVSVNPSPVV; translated from the exons ATGTGTAGCTACAAACACAGTTGGTCGCTCAAGAGCGACAACCACTTTGGATGTGATAA TTGCTGCTCTCATTGGAGACACGATAAATGGCACAGCTGTGGTGTAATAGAAATCTCAACAGACGTTCTTT TTCCTCTCTCAATTGATGTTGGATTTACACCTCAGTCAATACTTTCTGGCCGGTGTCTAAAGCTGCAGTGTGTTGGCTCTGGCAATCCACTGCCTGTTGTACGGTGGAGCAAAAATGGCATCCAGCTGCAGCATTCAAGTGATGTGGAGATATCTGACAACGGCACACGACTAACTATATGTTCAGTGGAAGCATCAGATGCTGGATTATACATGTGTATTGTTTCTAATGAAGTCGGCCAAGCCAATGTGTTGGCTAGAGTTGATGTGATTG TTCCTTTGAGGATTGTTTCTGTACTTGATGTAATTGATGGTATTGTCGGTGCTGATGTCTGGCTGCCATGTGATGCTACTGGAAATCCACGCCCTCGCATAACGTGGTATAAGGACAACAAGTTGATTAACTCCGCAGCACTGAAATATCATGTTTATACAAACGGTACTCTTCATGTCAAAAATTTAGGGAGCGTTGATTCTGGTGTCTACAAGTGTGTGGCTACTAATGTTGGTGGAGAACATGTCAATGTGACTGTAGACGTTCATT ttgGTCCAACGTTTACTACTACCAGTCTTACGTACAACTTGTTGGTTGATAGTGATGCTGTCTTTATTTGCTCTGTTTCTGTGAATCCATCTCCTGTTGTGTGA
- the LOC134191264 gene encoding TNF receptor-associated factor 6-like, with translation MQSGLFPAPRIFGKRMAGNEDVVFVKCLDDSHKCPICLDVLKHATLTECGHEFCHDCLLASARGDRLQCPQCNKEVIVRDCFHDKKRDREIQDLIIKCDQSTHGCYWTGELRKRKEHNADCGFVREPCPLNCKAKVSRKDVQTHCLESCPKREISCRHCDEKLLYEQLESHHQDSCMQIPDECSYCKKMVARESIEAHKGRRGSCPESLLDCDFQRVGCGFEGKREALMRHLEDETAQHLSQTVVTMATQNDFLQKLLRDLKKTRKELTTCRSQLDELQYWAAKTPNWSITHSDDNHFVYLWKLDDWSSKFSSNGKHLSSTFYTAIPGYLLRLAAYLRPSSGDASPYLSVDLQLLKGEFDEHENWPCTFNVSLSVVNHDQKSAKGDHILCHTSAVAESSVATSACESLCLCSTTKEIQLSTTNRQASSFIKNNTVLVKLVVTIS, from the coding sequence ATGCAGTCCGGGCTTTTTCCAGCTCCCCGCATATTTGGCAAACGCATGGCCGGAAACGAAGACGTAGTTTTCGTAAAATGCCTCGACGACAGTCACAAGTGTCCTATTTGTCTCGATGTCCTCAAACACGCAACGCTCACCGAATGCGGGCACGAGTTCTGCCATGATTGCTTGCTGGCTTCCGCCAGAGGCGATAGGCTTCAATGTCCACAATGTAACAAGGAGGTTATCGTTCGGGACTGTTTCCATGATAAGAAACGCGACCGAGAAATTCAAGATCTGATCATAAAGTGTGACCAGTCTACACACGGATGCTATTGGACTGGAGAGCTGAGAAAGCGAAAAGAACACAACGCCGATTGTGGCTTTGTGCGAGAGCCGTGCCCTCTGAATTGCAAAGCAAAGGTGAGCAGAAAAGACGTGCAAACTCACTGTCTAGAATCGTGCCCTAAACGCGAGATCTCATGCCGCCACTGCGATGAGAAGTTGTTGTACGAGCAGCTAGAATCTCACCATCAAGACAGCTGCATGCAGATTCCAGACGAATGCTCGTACTGCAAAAAGATGGTGGCACGAGAAAGCATAGAAGCGCACAAAGGAAGAAGAGGCAGTTGTCCAGAAAGCTTGCTAGACTGTGATTTTCAACGCGTTGGATGTGGATTCGAAGGTAAAAGAGAAGCATTGATGCGTCATCTTGAAGATGAGACCGCACAGCACTTGAGTCAAACAGTGGTAACTATGGCTACCCAAAATGATTTTCTGCAAAAATTACTCCGAGACCTCAAGAAGACACGGAAAGAACTAACAACATGTAGGTCACAACTAGACGAGTTACAGTACTGGGCAGCTAAAACACCAAACTGGAGCATTACTCATTCTGATGACAACcattttgtctatctgtggaAACTGGATGACTGGTCGAGCAAATTCAGTAGCAATGGTAAACACTTGAGTAGCACATTCTACACTGCCATTCCAGGTTATCTTTTACGTCTTGCAGCCTATCTACGTCCTTCGAGTGGAGATGCGTCtccctatctgtctgttgatcttcAATTATTGAAGGGAGAATTCGATGAACATGAGAATTGGCCTTGCACATTTAACGTTTCTCTATCAGTTGTCAATCATGATCAAAAGAGTGCCAAAGGTGACCACATCCTCTGCCATACTTCAGCCGTTGCTGAGTCTAGTGTAGCTACAT
- the LOC134190817 gene encoding hemicentin-1-like, with protein MPVVFVLTGDCGYRSGPEYDAFKRIATASTGEIFQVKKNAVDQVIKYIDLTVQARVVNLFYASGLKAGERTFYFPVDSCLLDLLVTATANGTAEEIDAVKNEIRIHLVDPATKSDYPFDINEKAVKVIKVDKPEVGQWKLEVMSLLPYSVTVSGRSVCNFKVSFTYKGSPGSYYVRPVVGQSVSIVLNATEPPGDATNLTCTCQNAQVTHLNLMHLNGNRLQILPVDWNVSNLFSALDKTTFIAPKDEFLVVIVGYDEHGYHFQRISSTVVPGQADAPVAINPQTGVIWAFMAEPLELLCRFSSIVSVTIVWYKSGQPLDTSNDRYVFYNDGRLVILNVTRADEGIYHCEIQSREGNVDGFPLNVTIAQAPVVIDGPVNLSVASGE; from the exons ATGCCA GTGGTTTTTGTACTGACCGGCGACTGTGGTTATCGCTCTGGTCCCGAGTATGATGCATTCAAGAGAATTGCTACTGCTTCCACAGGAGAAATTTTTCAAGTGAAAAAGAATGCTGTCGACCaagtgattaaatatattGATTTGACTGTGCAAGCACGCGTCGTCAATCTATTCTATGCGAGCGGATTGAAAGCCGGGGAGCGCACATTCTACTTTCCAGTCGATTCGTGTCTTTTGGATTTATTGGTAACAGCCACAGCCAATGGAACTGCTGAAGAAATCGATGCAGTGAAAAATGAAATCAGAATTCATCTTGTGGACCCGGCAACGAAGTCAGACTATCCTTTCGACATCAACGAGAAGGCAGTAAAAGTTATAAAAGTAGACAAACCAGAAGTAGGTCAATGGAAGTTAGAAGTTATGTCACTTCTGCCATATTCTGTGACTGTCAGCGGACGCTCAGTTTGTAATTTCAAAGTGTCGTTTACGTACAAAGGATCTCCAGGATCTTACTATGTTCGGCCTGTAGTTG GTCAGTCTGTGAGTATTGTTCTAAACGCTACAGAACCACCGGGTGATGCTACGAATTTGACATGTACTTGTCAGAATGCTCAAGTCACTCATCTCAACTTGATGCATCTGAATGGAAATCGCTTGCAGATACTTCCTGTTGACTGGAATGTCAGCAACTTGTTTAGCGCTCTTGACAAAACGACTTTTATAGCCCCTAAGGATGAGTTTCTGGTTGTAATAGTTGGCTATGATGAACATGGATACCATTTTCAGAGAATTTCGTCTACAGTAGTTCCTGGTCAAGCAG ATGCTCCTGTTGCGATAAATCCACAGACTGGTGTGATATGGGCTTTTATGGCAGAGCCTCTTGAGCTGCTCTGTCGTTTTAGCAGTATTGTGTCTGTAACTATAGTTTGGTACAAAAGTGGGCAGCCTTTGGACACAAGCAATGATCGATATGTGTTCTACAATGATGGCCGTTTGGTTATTTTGAATGTAACACGTGCTGATGAGGGCATTTACCATTGTGAGATACAAAGCAGAGAAGGGAATGTCGATGGATTTCCTCTTAATGTTACTATCGCTC AAGCACCCGTGGTTATTGATGGACCTGTAAATTTATCAGTGGCTTCTGGAGAATGA